Proteins encoded within one genomic window of Haladaptatus sp. QDMS2:
- a CDS encoding heme-binding protein, with protein MNRTAKFAAATTAGLLAIWAAWGLYNKRAADRIPYTIRSTVDGVELREYPEVIVAETRAPNENVAFRRLFEYISGENEGASKISMTAPVRTHGGKISMTAPVRTVTDEAQVTMGFFLPREYTPAAVPKPTNPTVSLVVEVPRTLAVRSFGWYATDDRIEREKRALLRTLTDNEIIVKGDPYVLQYDAPWTPPFMRRNEVAVEIAP; from the coding sequence GTGAATCGCACGGCCAAATTCGCGGCGGCCACGACGGCCGGTCTCCTCGCCATCTGGGCAGCGTGGGGACTCTACAACAAACGGGCTGCAGACCGCATCCCCTACACCATACGCAGCACCGTAGACGGGGTAGAACTCAGGGAGTACCCCGAGGTCATCGTCGCGGAGACGAGAGCCCCAAACGAAAACGTCGCGTTCCGCCGGCTGTTTGAGTACATCTCCGGCGAGAACGAGGGCGCGTCGAAGATTTCGATGACTGCGCCCGTGCGGACCCACGGCGGGAAGATTTCGATGACCGCACCGGTTCGCACCGTCACCGACGAAGCGCAGGTCACGATGGGCTTTTTCTTGCCACGCGAATACACCCCCGCAGCGGTGCCGAAACCCACGAACCCGACCGTCTCGCTCGTCGTGGAGGTGCCCCGAACGCTTGCAGTGCGGTCGTTTGGCTGGTACGCCACCGACGACCGCATCGAACGCGAGAAACGCGCCCTGCTTCGGACGCTCACGGACAACGAAATTATTGTGAAAGGCGACCCCTACGTCCTCCAGTACGACGCGCCGTGGACGCCCCCGTTCATGCGGCGAAACGAGGTCGCCGTCGAAATCGCCCCGTAA
- a CDS encoding DsbA family protein: MSDSESDQITVFSDYVCPFCYLGRHSLSKYQETREEPLDVDWHPFDLRSQKRNPDGTIDFSVDDGKDEDYYAQAKENVRRLQEKYDVEMTLDLATDIDSLDAQVASFYVKQEYPEQWLDFDEAIFTALWQDGRDIGDREVLFELAEASGIDPEEIELALDDETLREQVFEKFSEAHEYGVTGVPTFAYDGYAARGAVPPEQLDRLVEGV; this comes from the coding sequence ATGAGCGATTCCGAATCCGACCAGATTACCGTGTTCTCGGACTACGTCTGTCCGTTTTGCTACCTCGGCCGACACTCCCTCTCGAAGTACCAGGAAACTCGTGAGGAGCCACTCGACGTCGACTGGCATCCGTTCGACCTCCGCAGCCAAAAGCGCAACCCGGACGGCACCATCGACTTCTCGGTCGACGACGGCAAGGACGAAGACTACTACGCCCAGGCCAAGGAGAACGTCCGCCGCCTGCAGGAAAAGTACGACGTCGAGATGACCCTCGACCTCGCGACGGACATCGATTCCCTCGATGCACAAGTCGCCTCCTTCTACGTCAAACAGGAGTATCCCGAGCAGTGGCTGGACTTCGACGAGGCCATCTTCACCGCGCTCTGGCAGGACGGTCGGGACATCGGTGACCGGGAGGTTCTCTTCGAGCTCGCCGAAGCTTCGGGCATCGACCCCGAGGAAATCGAACTCGCGCTCGACGACGAAACGCTCCGTGAGCAGGTGTTCGAAAAGTTCAGTGAGGCTCACGAGTACGGCGTCACGGGCGTCCCGACGTTCGCCTACGACGGCTACGCCGCCCGCGGTGCGGTGCCGCCCGAGCAACTCGACCGACTCGTCGAAGGCGTCTGA
- a CDS encoding permease produces MDRWEYALLTTIALAVVGIGVATTNQPLSTFFVESATTAATTTVAMAWITWWALVLGFAIAGGVEAWVDSDDIADLMSGHGPRDIGAATFFGFVSSSCSYSAIATAKNLFKKGASAAAALGAFMFASTNLVIEIGAVIWILLGWEFLLADFLGGFLLIGLMTVGFVYLVPDEVIDQARENAQRDGEPTAEDPVCGMEVNPEETDYHIQHDGTTYHFCSQSCKESFDPEEANTTIVEQATSKAGWKALADKQWKEWAMLWDEIAIGFVFAGLIAGFIPQTVWTSLFSGGASGAPVFIVWTAALGAIVGVATFVCSVGNVPFGTVLWTNGLPFGSVLSYIYADLIVPPIMDAYREYYGTKFAAMLSGMIFLAAVLVGVVIHFLFLGLGLIPDPSTAQVAEVKIEMNYKLVLNVLATVVFIALYWLHTRESAGEDAPGGMVHSTD; encoded by the coding sequence ATGGACCGCTGGGAGTACGCCCTATTAACGACGATCGCACTGGCCGTGGTCGGAATTGGCGTTGCGACCACGAATCAACCACTCTCCACGTTCTTCGTCGAGAGCGCGACGACGGCCGCCACGACCACCGTCGCGATGGCGTGGATTACCTGGTGGGCGCTCGTCCTCGGGTTCGCCATCGCTGGCGGTGTCGAGGCGTGGGTCGATTCCGACGACATCGCCGACCTCATGTCCGGGCACGGACCACGAGACATCGGCGCGGCGACGTTCTTCGGGTTCGTCTCGTCTTCGTGCTCCTACAGCGCCATCGCGACCGCGAAGAACCTCTTCAAGAAGGGGGCTTCGGCGGCCGCCGCGCTCGGCGCGTTCATGTTCGCCTCCACCAACCTCGTCATCGAAATCGGGGCCGTCATCTGGATTCTGCTGGGGTGGGAATTCCTGCTCGCTGACTTCCTCGGTGGCTTCCTGCTCATCGGCCTGATGACCGTCGGGTTCGTCTACCTCGTCCCGGACGAGGTCATCGACCAGGCCCGCGAGAACGCCCAGCGCGACGGCGAGCCCACCGCAGAGGACCCCGTCTGTGGTATGGAGGTGAACCCCGAAGAAACGGATTATCACATACAGCACGACGGCACGACCTACCACTTCTGCTCGCAGTCGTGCAAGGAAAGTTTCGACCCCGAGGAAGCGAACACGACCATCGTCGAACAGGCCACCTCGAAAGCGGGCTGGAAAGCCCTCGCCGACAAGCAGTGGAAGGAGTGGGCCATGCTCTGGGACGAAATCGCTATCGGGTTCGTCTTCGCCGGCCTCATCGCCGGATTCATCCCACAGACCGTCTGGACGAGTCTCTTCTCGGGCGGTGCGAGCGGCGCTCCCGTCTTCATCGTCTGGACGGCCGCCCTCGGGGCCATCGTCGGCGTCGCGACGTTCGTCTGTTCGGTCGGGAACGTGCCGTTCGGAACCGTCCTCTGGACGAACGGCCTGCCGTTCGGGTCGGTGCTCTCGTACATCTACGCGGACCTCATCGTCCCGCCGATTATGGACGCCTACCGCGAGTACTACGGGACGAAATTCGCCGCCATGCTCTCGGGGATGATCTTCCTCGCGGCGGTACTCGTGGGCGTGGTCATCCACTTCCTGTTCCTCGGACTGGGCCTCATCCCAGACCCCTCGACCGCACAGGTCGCCGAGGTGAAAATCGAGATGAACTACAAACTCGTTTTGAACGTCCTGGCGACTGTCGTCTTCATCGCCCTCTACTGGCTGCATACCCGCGAATCGGCCGGCGAGGACGCTCCTGGCGGAATGGTGCACTCCACGGACTGA
- a CDS encoding SHOCT domain-containing protein gives MTTSTTDRRVGSIVLVILGALLLFPILFVGFGMMGFGSMMGGFWGGGFGMGSGAIPGWMLAVAFVGQLLFLAAIVAGGYLLVRSISNSGTDSALDELRLAYARGDLTDEEYETRKHRLEADSR, from the coding sequence ATGACGACATCAACAACGGACCGACGAGTGGGCTCGATTGTACTCGTCATCCTCGGCGCGCTCCTCCTCTTCCCGATTCTCTTCGTGGGATTCGGCATGATGGGCTTCGGGTCGATGATGGGCGGGTTCTGGGGTGGTGGCTTCGGGATGGGAAGCGGGGCGATTCCCGGATGGATGCTCGCGGTAGCGTTCGTCGGTCAACTCCTGTTTCTCGCCGCCATCGTCGCCGGCGGCTATCTGCTCGTGCGGTCGATATCGAACAGTGGAACCGATTCCGCGCTCGACGAATTACGACTCGCGTACGCACGCGGCGACCTGACCGACGAGGAGTACGAGACGCGAAAACACCGCCTCGAAGCCGATTCGAGGTGA
- a CDS encoding copper-translocating P-type ATPase, with product MFRRRFLVSLVLSVPVVFWSEFIQDTLGYAAPVFLGSSLITPVLSVVVFAYGGVPFLRMARTEVDNREPGMMLLISLAITVAFGYSIVSLVLPGTTPFFWELVTLIDIMLLGHWLEMRSVRQASGALDELAKLLPDTAERVTANGGTEEVPVATLTEGDVVLVRPGASIPADGMVVEGASSVDESMITGESKPVDKEAESDVVAGTVNQDGSLRVRVTKTGDDTALAGIMRLVDEAQRSTSQTQLLADRAAGWLFYIALAVAAFTAVAWVLATGFSIDVLERVVTVLVIACPHALGLAVPLVVAINTSTAARNGILVRNRKAMEEARNLDVVVFDKTGTLTKGQQGVVGVKTESGWDETRALTVGAGVEGDSEHMIARAIRAAATDRGLVGVTVSDFENLRGLGVRATVDGAVVHLGGPNLLTHLGIEPSGSIRAFAAEAGENAQTVVYLVENETAIVAAFALADVVREESRRAVDALHAMDIEVAMLTGDSEDVARAVATDLGIDQYFAEVLPDEKDAKIGQLQAAGKRVAMVGDGVNDAPALARADVGIAIGSGTDVAIESGDIVLVENDPVDVVRLVELSRASYRKMQENLVWATGYNVVALPLAAGVLAPIGILLSPAIGAVFMSVSTIIVAVNARRLRGVALTPS from the coding sequence ATGTTCCGCCGCCGATTCCTCGTGTCACTCGTCCTCTCGGTTCCGGTCGTCTTCTGGAGCGAGTTCATCCAGGATACCCTCGGGTACGCGGCGCCAGTGTTTCTGGGCAGTTCGCTGATAACGCCGGTCCTTTCGGTCGTCGTCTTCGCCTACGGTGGCGTTCCCTTCCTGCGGATGGCCCGGACCGAGGTCGATAATCGCGAACCGGGGATGATGCTACTCATCTCGCTCGCGATTACGGTCGCGTTCGGTTACTCGATTGTGAGTCTGGTCCTGCCCGGAACCACGCCCTTTTTCTGGGAACTCGTCACCCTCATCGACATCATGTTGCTCGGTCATTGGCTCGAAATGCGTTCGGTGCGACAGGCCTCGGGCGCGCTCGACGAACTGGCGAAACTCCTGCCCGATACCGCAGAGCGCGTCACCGCGAACGGTGGGACGGAGGAAGTCCCCGTCGCGACGCTGACAGAAGGCGACGTTGTCCTCGTCAGACCGGGCGCAAGCATCCCCGCTGACGGGATGGTGGTCGAAGGGGCTTCGTCCGTAGACGAGTCGATGATTACAGGCGAATCGAAACCGGTGGATAAGGAGGCCGAAAGCGACGTCGTTGCGGGAACCGTCAATCAGGACGGCAGCCTTCGCGTTCGAGTGACGAAGACGGGCGACGACACGGCCCTTGCAGGCATTATGCGCCTCGTCGACGAAGCCCAACGCTCTACGTCCCAGACACAACTGCTCGCAGACCGGGCGGCGGGGTGGCTGTTTTACATCGCTCTCGCTGTGGCGGCGTTCACCGCCGTCGCGTGGGTGCTTGCGACTGGATTCTCCATCGACGTGTTAGAGCGGGTAGTGACGGTGCTTGTCATCGCCTGTCCTCACGCCCTCGGCCTCGCCGTGCCGCTCGTCGTCGCGATCAATACCTCGACCGCCGCCCGAAACGGGATTCTCGTTCGCAATCGCAAGGCGATGGAGGAAGCGCGGAATCTGGATGTCGTGGTCTTCGACAAGACGGGAACGCTGACGAAGGGTCAACAGGGAGTGGTCGGCGTCAAAACCGAATCGGGGTGGGACGAAACGCGGGCGCTCACTGTTGGGGCGGGCGTCGAGGGCGACTCAGAACACATGATCGCTCGGGCGATTCGAGCGGCGGCGACCGACCGCGGACTGGTCGGCGTCACCGTCTCCGACTTCGAGAACCTCCGTGGGCTCGGCGTCCGCGCCACCGTAGACGGGGCAGTCGTCCACCTCGGTGGCCCGAACCTCCTGACACACCTTGGCATCGAACCGTCGGGTTCCATCCGCGCGTTCGCCGCGGAGGCCGGGGAAAACGCCCAGACCGTCGTCTATCTCGTCGAGAACGAAACGGCTATCGTCGCCGCCTTCGCGCTCGCTGACGTCGTTCGCGAAGAGAGCAGACGGGCCGTCGATGCCCTCCACGCGATGGACATCGAGGTCGCCATGTTGACCGGCGACAGCGAGGACGTGGCGCGCGCGGTCGCCACAGACCTCGGCATCGACCAGTATTTTGCGGAGGTACTCCCCGACGAGAAAGACGCAAAAATCGGCCAGTTACAGGCGGCGGGCAAACGCGTCGCGATGGTCGGCGACGGCGTCAACGACGCACCGGCCCTTGCCCGTGCCGACGTCGGCATCGCCATCGGCTCCGGCACGGACGTGGCAATCGAGTCCGGCGACATCGTCCTCGTCGAGAACGACCCGGTCGACGTGGTGCGACTCGTCGAGCTCTCGCGTGCGAGTTACCGCAAGATGCAGGAGAACCTCGTCTGGGCGACGGGTTACAACGTCGTTGCACTCCCGCTCGCGGCGGGCGTGCTCGCTCCGATTGGAATCTTGCTCTCACCCGCCATCGGCGCGGTGTTCATGTCCGTCTCGACGATTATCGTGGCCGTCAACGCTCGCCGGCTCCGTGGGGTCGCGTTGACCCCGTCGTGA
- a CDS encoding bile acid:sodium symporter family protein — MSALGAVRRVSDLASRYFVVWVLLFSAIALLEPGLFTWIAERGLISPGLGLIMLGMGLTLRPADFRRLAAEPRDVAIGAVAQWIVMPLAAYGLTIALQLPTELAIGVILVGAAPGGTASNVMAYLGKGDVALSVAITTVTTLAAPIVMPAWVVFLAGETLNVTFMDLFVSIVQIVFIPVVVGFWVRFLLDEYAPAAAEVGLDVFPLVSVATIVAIVAAVVGLNVENILTAGAAVLVAVVAHNAIGLSAGYGVGRLSGMAEDRVRTTTFEVGLQNSGLAVALATAFFSPTAALVPALFSVWHNVTGPALASYFSREESVTTGSTRPHGAGER, encoded by the coding sequence ATGAGCGCCCTCGGCGCGGTTCGCCGGGTAAGCGACCTCGCGAGCCGATACTTCGTCGTCTGGGTGCTCCTGTTTTCGGCAATTGCACTCCTCGAACCGGGCCTGTTCACGTGGATTGCAGAGCGCGGCCTCATCTCCCCGGGTCTCGGCCTCATCATGCTCGGAATGGGTCTCACGCTTCGTCCCGCCGACTTCCGCCGGCTTGCCGCAGAACCGCGTGACGTCGCCATCGGCGCAGTCGCCCAGTGGATTGTGATGCCACTCGCCGCCTATGGCCTGACCATCGCCCTCCAGTTGCCCACGGAACTCGCCATCGGCGTCATCCTCGTCGGCGCGGCCCCCGGCGGCACGGCCTCGAACGTGATGGCCTATCTCGGAAAGGGCGACGTCGCGCTCTCGGTCGCCATCACGACGGTGACGACGCTCGCCGCACCCATCGTCATGCCCGCATGGGTCGTCTTCCTCGCAGGCGAGACGCTGAACGTCACGTTCATGGACCTCTTCGTGAGCATCGTCCAAATCGTGTTCATCCCCGTCGTCGTCGGGTTCTGGGTTCGCTTCCTTCTAGACGAGTACGCGCCGGCCGCCGCCGAGGTCGGCCTCGACGTGTTCCCGCTCGTGAGCGTCGCCACCATCGTCGCCATCGTCGCGGCCGTGGTCGGCCTGAACGTCGAAAACATCCTCACCGCGGGCGCGGCGGTGCTCGTCGCCGTCGTCGCCCACAACGCCATCGGTCTCAGCGCAGGGTACGGCGTTGGCAGACTCTCGGGGATGGCTGAAGACCGGGTTCGGACGACCACCTTCGAAGTGGGCCTCCAGAACAGCGGCCTCGCCGTCGCGCTCGCCACCGCCTTCTTCAGCCCGACGGCGGCGCTCGTCCCGGCGCTGTTCAGCGTCTGGCACAACGTCACTGGGCCGGCGCTTGCGAGTTACTTCTCGCGTGAAGAGTCGGTCACGACGGGGTCAACGCGACCCCACGGAGCCGGCGAGCGTTGA
- a CDS encoding AIR synthase family protein has translation MTDLGKVDRAFFDALIYPHLGAARDDVTLGPKHGVDFGVLDVGGEALVVATDPISILPQLGFEQAARFALHIVLADVAVSGIAPSHLAISFSLPPEITDEQFATIWETIDAECRELGISIVTGHTARYSGIEYPWVGAATVFGVGDHTDLVRPDGANPGDNLLVTKGPAAEAVGLLTSLFGDQMNLDDETLEQARARLEDTSVVRDALVAGAAGGVTAMHDATEGGIHGGLVELARGAGVRIDFDPDAVPMLPGVAETCAYLDMDPWASTSCGTLLLTVEPGAVARVVAALEAEDILVAEAGTVTEGEGVYAAGERIEHPDVDPSWAVYAKYAEDR, from the coding sequence ATGACCGACCTCGGCAAGGTGGACCGCGCCTTCTTCGACGCCCTCATTTACCCGCATCTGGGGGCAGCCCGCGACGACGTGACTCTCGGCCCGAAACACGGCGTCGATTTCGGCGTGCTCGACGTGGGCGGAGAGGCACTCGTCGTCGCCACCGACCCCATCTCGATTCTTCCGCAGCTCGGCTTCGAACAGGCCGCTCGCTTCGCCCTCCACATCGTTCTCGCGGACGTGGCCGTGTCCGGAATCGCCCCCTCGCATCTCGCCATCTCGTTTTCCCTGCCGCCGGAGATTACCGACGAGCAGTTCGCGACCATCTGGGAGACCATCGACGCCGAGTGTCGCGAACTCGGCATCAGCATCGTCACCGGCCACACCGCCCGGTACTCGGGCATCGAGTACCCGTGGGTGGGCGCGGCGACCGTGTTCGGCGTCGGCGACCACACAGACCTCGTCCGGCCCGACGGAGCGAACCCGGGCGACAACCTCCTCGTCACGAAAGGTCCGGCCGCCGAAGCGGTTGGCCTGCTCACCAGCCTGTTCGGCGACCAGATGAACCTGGACGACGAGACACTCGAACAGGCGCGAGCACGCCTCGAAGACACGAGCGTCGTTCGGGACGCGCTCGTCGCCGGAGCGGCGGGCGGCGTCACCGCGATGCACGACGCCACCGAAGGTGGGATTCACGGTGGTCTCGTGGAACTGGCCCGCGGAGCAGGGGTGCGCATCGACTTCGACCCCGACGCGGTGCCGATGCTCCCTGGCGTGGCAGAAACCTGCGCGTATCTGGACATGGACCCGTGGGCCTCGACGAGTTGTGGGACGCTCCTCCTGACCGTCGAACCCGGAGCCGTGGCCCGCGTCGTCGCCGCCCTCGAAGCCGAAGACATCCTCGTCGCGGAGGCCGGAACGGTCACCGAAGGCGAGGGCGTGTACGCAGCCGGCGAGCGTATCGAGCATCCCGACGTGGACCCGTCGTGGGCCGTCTACGCGAAATACGCCGAAGACCGCTAA
- a CDS encoding AIR synthase family protein, which yields MAELGKVDREFFEEYIYPNLGATRDDETLSPQHGVDFGVIDVGGKAVALATDPVFLMPSLGFERAAWFAFHILMSDVAVSGMTPTHLSIDFNLPSEITDEQFATVWETFDAEAKELGVSVVTGHTARYAGCNYPMVGGATAIAVGEYDDLVRPDGAQVGDKVIVTKGPAVEATGLLSIQFESLMVDELDADTIEAAKDRFYDMSPVQDALVAAAAGPVTAMHDATECGIFGGLYEIARAAGVGIEMETDAVPILPGVRETCDFFDIELWHSISEGTLLATVQPEGVDDVLAALDAEGIPAAEVGEVVADSGLVVDGEPTDHPGVDPFWGAFEEYMGKLQEAE from the coding sequence ATGGCAGAACTGGGTAAAGTAGACCGGGAGTTCTTCGAGGAGTACATCTATCCGAATCTGGGCGCCACCCGCGACGACGAGACGCTGTCGCCCCAACACGGCGTCGACTTCGGCGTCATCGACGTCGGCGGGAAGGCGGTCGCCCTCGCGACTGACCCCGTGTTCCTCATGCCGTCGCTCGGCTTCGAACGCGCGGCGTGGTTCGCATTCCACATCCTGATGAGCGACGTGGCCGTCTCGGGGATGACCCCGACGCACCTCTCCATCGACTTCAACCTCCCGTCGGAGATTACCGACGAGCAGTTCGCGACGGTCTGGGAGACGTTCGACGCGGAGGCCAAGGAACTCGGCGTGAGCGTCGTGACCGGGCACACTGCGCGCTACGCCGGATGCAACTACCCGATGGTCGGCGGCGCGACCGCCATCGCCGTCGGTGAGTACGACGACCTCGTCCGGCCGGACGGCGCGCAGGTCGGTGACAAAGTCATCGTCACGAAAGGCCCAGCCGTCGAAGCGACCGGCCTGCTCTCGATTCAATTCGAGTCGCTCATGGTCGACGAGCTGGACGCAGACACAATCGAGGCCGCCAAAGACCGCTTCTACGACATGAGTCCGGTCCAGGATGCTCTCGTCGCCGCGGCCGCCGGGCCTGTCACCGCGATGCACGATGCAACCGAGTGTGGCATCTTCGGCGGCCTCTACGAAATCGCCCGTGCCGCCGGCGTCGGCATCGAGATGGAGACCGACGCCGTGCCCATCCTGCCGGGCGTCCGTGAGACCTGCGACTTCTTCGACATCGAACTGTGGCACTCCATCAGCGAGGGGACGCTGCTCGCAACAGTCCAGCCAGAGGGCGTAGACGACGTGCTCGCCGCGCTCGACGCCGAGGGGATTCCAGCCGCGGAAGTCGGCGAAGTGGTCGCAGACTCCGGCCTCGTCGTCGACGGCGAACCGACCGACCACCCCGGCGTGGACCCGTTCTGGGGCGCGTTCGAGGAGTACATGGGCAAACTGCAGGAGGCAGAATGA
- the thiD gene encoding bifunctional hydroxymethylpyrimidine kinase/phosphomethylpyrimidine kinase: MTRRASPVSPPVCLTIAGSDSGGGAGIQADIKTMEAHGAFATSVVTSVTAQNTQGVTSSYTLPVAEIEAQYDAVVSDFDVRVVKTGMLGTAEVVEAVADRLADFDAPLVVDPVMVATSGDRLLESAAESAYEQLVAQATLVTPNADEATVLTGVEIETAADAIEAGERLVEMGADAALVKGGHLSGATVVDVLVADEVTRFTHPRVETDATHGSGCTLSSAIATRLAHGDPLTDAVGAGVSFMTRAVRYPLDVGEGPGAVHHLVDLRNRAAREETAEAVEGIVEQFVARDVSALVPEIGMNVVGATPFAEAVSETAAVEGRITRTLSGVKPNRGVRFGASSHVARFLLGARESVPNLRFAVNCRFDDEVEAALSELEWPLAEFDRSVEPEDVKAREGNTMGWGARRAFGGAGETPVAVIDRGEVGKEPIVKLVAEDAETLAERAFELLGALD; the protein is encoded by the coding sequence ATGACCCGGCGAGCTTCCCCCGTCTCGCCACCCGTGTGCCTGACCATCGCGGGGAGCGATTCGGGCGGCGGGGCAGGGATTCAAGCGGACATCAAAACCATGGAAGCCCACGGCGCATTCGCCACGAGCGTCGTGACGAGCGTAACCGCCCAGAACACACAGGGGGTGACAAGTTCGTACACCCTCCCCGTCGCAGAAATCGAAGCGCAGTACGACGCCGTCGTTTCGGACTTCGACGTGCGCGTGGTAAAGACGGGAATGCTCGGGACCGCCGAGGTCGTCGAAGCCGTGGCCGACCGACTGGCCGACTTCGACGCCCCACTCGTCGTGGACCCCGTAATGGTCGCCACCTCTGGGGACCGGCTGCTCGAATCTGCGGCGGAGTCGGCCTACGAGCAATTGGTCGCACAGGCGACGCTCGTCACGCCAAACGCGGACGAGGCGACGGTCCTCACCGGCGTCGAAATCGAGACAGCAGCAGACGCAATCGAGGCAGGCGAGCGACTGGTCGAGATGGGCGCGGACGCCGCGCTCGTGAAAGGCGGCCACCTCTCGGGAGCCACCGTCGTTGACGTGCTCGTGGCAGACGAAGTGACGAGATTCACCCACCCGCGCGTCGAGACGGACGCGACCCACGGTTCGGGGTGCACGCTGTCAAGCGCCATCGCCACCAGACTCGCCCACGGCGACCCGCTCACCGACGCCGTCGGGGCGGGCGTCTCCTTCATGACGCGAGCGGTGCGGTATCCACTCGATGTTGGGGAGGGTCCGGGCGCGGTCCACCACCTCGTCGACCTGCGAAACCGCGCCGCCCGCGAGGAGACGGCGGAGGCCGTGGAGGGGATTGTCGAGCAGTTCGTCGCCCGCGACGTGAGCGCGCTGGTCCCCGAAATCGGCATGAACGTCGTCGGCGCGACGCCCTTCGCGGAGGCCGTCTCCGAGACGGCGGCAGTCGAAGGACGCATCACTCGCACGCTCTCGGGCGTGAAACCGAATCGGGGCGTGCGCTTCGGCGCGTCGAGCCACGTCGCCCGGTTCCTGCTTGGCGCGCGGGAAAGCGTCCCGAACCTCAGATTCGCGGTCAACTGTCGGTTCGACGACGAGGTGGAAGCCGCACTTTCGGAACTGGAGTGGCCGCTCGCGGAGTTCGACCGGAGCGTCGAACCCGAGGACGTGAAAGCACGAGAGGGCAACACGATGGGGTGGGGCGCACGCCGGGCCTTTGGCGGTGCGGGCGAGACCCCGGTAGCGGTCATCGACCGCGGCGAAGTCGGCAAGGAGCCAATCGTGAAACTGGTTGCAGAAGACGCGGAGACGCTTGCAGAGAGGGCGTTCGAGTTACTGGGTGCGCTCGATTAG
- a CDS encoding low molecular weight phosphatase family protein — translation MTATDSTRIAFVCVQNAGRSQMAMAFAERERGRRNADHIDLLTGGTNPAERVHENVAESMAELGIDITGRDPHEVTPDDLAEYDYVITMGCDANDVCPFGWGGESRDWDLDDPHGKSPEEVREIRDEIERRVVALFDELA, via the coding sequence ATGACCGCCACCGACTCCACCCGAATCGCCTTCGTCTGCGTCCAGAACGCCGGGCGCAGCCAGATGGCCATGGCCTTCGCCGAACGCGAACGCGGCCGCCGCAACGCCGACCATATCGACCTGCTCACCGGCGGCACGAACCCCGCAGAGCGCGTCCACGAGAACGTCGCCGAGTCGATGGCCGAACTCGGCATCGACATCACGGGTCGGGACCCCCACGAAGTCACGCCCGACGACCTGGCCGAGTACGACTACGTCATCACGATGGGCTGTGACGCGAACGACGTCTGCCCCTTCGGCTGGGGCGGCGAGAGTCGCGACTGGGACCTAGATGACCCGCACGGAAAATCGCCAGAGGAAGTCCGCGAGATTCGCGACGAGATCGAGCGGCGCGTCGTGGCGCTGTTCGACGAACTCGCCTAA